A genome region from Thermogemmatispora onikobensis includes the following:
- a CDS encoding L-lactate MFS transporter has protein sequence MATATSTTQVRNRWIIVIAAIVMQLALGSVYAWSVFSSQLQKLYGWDNTQATLPFTIAILVLGIAAAIGGFWMDRVGPRIVGTTAAVCYGLGVFLAGFTGNQLALLCLAYGVLGGLGMGLGYIVPVATLVKWFPDKRGMVTGLAVFGFGGGAVIVSQVGPLLMSAYGGGVQARGIGPAFMTLGIIYLILIGLASQFYANPPAGYRPAGWTPSAQVIAQRATRDLTPGEALTRWQWYALWGILALNVTAGIAMISQAKQIALGGGAPDALATLFVSLISIFNACGRFVWAWLSDLIGRRQVFMIMFALQVVLFLLMAVFVKSFAIILVPALLVALCYGGGFGTMPAFTADYFGPKNSGSIYGLMLTAWSAGGVLGPILIAQVKDRTGGYVVALVALAIIMVLSFLLPLLTRPPRIEVEATGEAAPA, from the coding sequence ATGGCGACCGCAACCTCGACGACGCAGGTACGCAATCGCTGGATCATTGTCATCGCAGCCATTGTGATGCAGCTCGCGCTCGGCTCTGTCTACGCCTGGAGCGTCTTCTCCTCCCAGTTGCAAAAACTCTATGGCTGGGATAACACGCAGGCAACGCTGCCTTTTACGATCGCCATCCTCGTTCTTGGTATTGCCGCGGCCATCGGCGGCTTCTGGATGGACCGCGTTGGGCCGCGCATTGTAGGAACAACCGCGGCTGTCTGCTACGGCTTAGGTGTCTTTTTGGCTGGTTTCACCGGCAATCAGCTCGCACTCCTCTGCCTGGCCTACGGGGTCCTTGGGGGTCTGGGCATGGGTCTTGGCTATATTGTGCCTGTGGCGACCCTGGTCAAGTGGTTCCCCGATAAGCGTGGCATGGTGACCGGTCTGGCCGTCTTCGGCTTTGGCGGCGGAGCGGTGATTGTCTCGCAGGTAGGGCCGCTGCTGATGAGCGCCTATGGTGGAGGGGTTCAGGCCCGCGGCATTGGTCCGGCCTTCATGACCCTCGGCATCATCTACCTGATCCTGATTGGTCTCGCCTCCCAGTTCTACGCCAATCCCCCGGCGGGCTACCGTCCTGCTGGCTGGACTCCGAGTGCTCAGGTCATCGCCCAGCGGGCCACCCGCGATCTTACTCCGGGCGAGGCGCTGACGCGCTGGCAATGGTATGCGCTCTGGGGCATTCTGGCCCTCAACGTGACCGCCGGCATCGCCATGATCTCTCAAGCCAAACAGATTGCCCTTGGCGGCGGGGCCCCTGATGCTCTGGCCACGCTCTTTGTCAGCCTCATCTCTATCTTCAATGCCTGTGGGCGCTTTGTCTGGGCCTGGCTCTCGGATCTCATCGGGCGTCGCCAGGTTTTTATGATTATGTTCGCCCTGCAGGTGGTGCTCTTTCTGCTGATGGCGGTCTTCGTCAAGTCGTTCGCCATCATCCTGGTGCCAGCCTTGCTGGTGGCCCTCTGCTATGGCGGCGGCTTCGGCACCATGCCAGCCTTCACGGCGGACTACTTCGGTCCGAAAAATTCCGGCTCGATCTACGGTCTGATGCTGACCGCCTGGAGCGCCGGCGGCGTGCTCGGGCCGATCCTGATCGCCCAGGTCAAGGATCGCACCGGTGGCTACGTCGTGGCCCTGGTGGCTCTGGCCATCATCATGGTTCTGAGCTTCCTGCTGCCACTCCTCACGCGCCCGCCGCGCATCGAGGTCGAGGCCACGGGTGAGGCCGCTCCAGCATAA
- a CDS encoding class I SAM-dependent methyltransferase: MQGGRGIIEKASERAEGERRSDGRARRLRAIKAGNVRVLALADEYERELLVRQLLRQGWSIRRTSHFLLARRAKAAEEPVLEERLLAHWLSEQESDNRLVDYLQQELVRSGWLQSEADFSAVLNALIVSFEPTAPLRAWRLFALNTFTQLSERIAQSPASLATSIENNEGSETIAAFAAIYRRLHSLLCGKSLLDVGCACAYWPLLVAKGGHCLPGSIVAVDRRAEALRLSALLAETLGLATQLRLEQQDLCQPAFLRLGQFDTVTAIHLLEHLEESELPLALSQLLKVTRRRLLIAVPYEEQAQACYGHRQVFSPAKLQFWGKWCLEQLEEEAVYWCEDLLGGLLVIERRQQP, from the coding sequence ATGCAAGGAGGGAGGGGAATCATCGAGAAGGCCAGCGAGAGAGCTGAGGGAGAGCGCCGGTCAGACGGGAGAGCGCGTCGTCTCCGGGCCATCAAAGCGGGGAATGTGCGCGTCCTTGCTCTGGCTGACGAATATGAGCGAGAGCTACTTGTACGCCAGCTATTACGCCAGGGCTGGAGCATTCGGCGAACGTCCCATTTTCTGCTTGCCCGGCGGGCGAAGGCGGCAGAGGAGCCTGTACTGGAGGAGCGGCTCCTGGCCCATTGGCTGAGTGAGCAGGAGAGCGATAATCGGCTCGTTGACTATCTTCAACAGGAGTTGGTGAGGAGTGGCTGGCTGCAGAGCGAAGCCGACTTTAGTGCTGTCCTGAACGCCCTCATTGTCTCCTTTGAACCAACAGCGCCCTTACGAGCCTGGCGCCTCTTTGCCCTGAACACCTTCACTCAGCTGAGCGAGCGGATCGCTCAAAGTCCCGCGAGTCTCGCGACCAGCATCGAGAACAACGAGGGAAGCGAGACCATTGCTGCCTTTGCTGCCATCTATCGCCGCCTGCACTCTCTGCTATGTGGGAAGAGCCTGCTTGATGTCGGCTGTGCCTGTGCCTACTGGCCACTGCTCGTCGCCAAAGGCGGTCACTGCTTGCCGGGGTCCATTGTCGCCGTTGATCGGCGGGCCGAGGCGCTGCGCTTATCAGCGCTCCTGGCTGAAACGCTGGGACTGGCCACTCAGCTACGCCTTGAGCAGCAGGACCTCTGCCAGCCGGCCTTTCTGCGCCTGGGACAGTTTGATACCGTCACGGCCATCCACCTCCTGGAGCATCTGGAAGAGAGCGAGCTGCCACTGGCCTTGAGCCAGCTGCTCAAGGTCACCCGTCGTCGCCTCCTCATTGCCGTTCCCTATGAGGAGCAAGCTCAGGCTTGCTATGGGCATCGTCAAGTCTTCTCACCCGCTAAACTCCAGTTTTGGGGGAAATGGTGTCTGGAGCAACTGGAGGAG
- a CDS encoding substrate-binding domain-containing protein has translation MQQRRLSRRDFLQTTSAVSLAALLSGCFGVGGQSGGSSNSQSIVVWDISNGNDQKLIQDITAKFNQTHSSIHATVQFFQNDPYKQKLQVAMGAHQPPDIFFGWGGGILKSYIDAGDVYDLTPDLNADPAWRDRFLPSSLGAATFNNHIYGIPNDGVQPVVFLYNKDIFAKYKLSIPQTWGDLLALVKTVKQQGLQPIALGGASKWTYLMYEMYLVDRLGGPQVFDAIMANQPNAWSNPAIIKANTMIQDLVAAGAFGSGFASVSYDTGQASALLYTGKAAMHLMGTWDFGTITNDDPAFIQQGKLGWFPFPAVEGGVGDPSNLTGVPCNYYSVAKTSKAIQACVTYLKDAVLNDEAVDRRIALGEIPPVKGIENKLSNAPHSDWLLFVYRLVQKAAHFQLAWDQALPPQPAQALLTNLDQLFLRQISPQQFSANMNQTIGT, from the coding sequence ATGCAGCAAAGGAGACTCTCTCGCCGCGACTTTCTCCAGACAACCAGCGCGGTCTCGCTGGCCGCGTTGCTCTCGGGCTGCTTTGGCGTGGGTGGCCAGAGCGGCGGCAGTAGCAACTCCCAGTCGATTGTCGTCTGGGATATCAGCAATGGCAATGACCAGAAGCTGATTCAGGACATCACGGCGAAGTTCAACCAGACACATTCCTCGATTCACGCCACCGTCCAATTCTTCCAGAATGACCCCTATAAGCAGAAGCTCCAGGTAGCGATGGGAGCGCACCAGCCGCCCGATATTTTCTTTGGCTGGGGCGGTGGCATCCTCAAGTCCTATATCGATGCCGGCGATGTTTACGATTTGACCCCCGATCTCAACGCTGATCCAGCCTGGCGCGATCGCTTCCTGCCTTCTTCACTCGGCGCTGCCACCTTCAACAACCACATCTATGGCATTCCCAACGATGGGGTGCAGCCGGTGGTCTTTCTCTATAATAAGGATATCTTCGCAAAGTATAAGCTCTCGATTCCTCAGACCTGGGGTGACCTGCTCGCTCTGGTGAAGACGGTGAAGCAGCAGGGTCTGCAGCCGATTGCCCTCGGTGGGGCCAGTAAGTGGACCTATTTGATGTATGAGATGTACCTGGTCGATCGCCTTGGCGGCCCGCAGGTCTTTGATGCCATCATGGCCAATCAGCCCAATGCCTGGTCAAACCCGGCCATTATCAAGGCCAATACGATGATTCAGGACCTGGTGGCTGCTGGGGCGTTCGGCAGCGGTTTTGCCTCGGTGAGCTACGATACTGGCCAGGCGAGCGCCCTGCTCTATACCGGCAAGGCGGCCATGCACCTGATGGGCACCTGGGACTTCGGCACCATCACGAACGATGATCCGGCCTTTATCCAACAGGGAAAGCTGGGCTGGTTCCCCTTCCCGGCGGTTGAGGGCGGCGTCGGCGATCCCTCCAATCTGACGGGCGTCCCTTGCAATTACTACTCGGTTGCCAAGACGTCGAAGGCTATCCAGGCCTGCGTAACCTATCTCAAGGATGCCGTACTGAACGACGAAGCGGTCGATCGGCGCATTGCCCTCGGCGAGATCCCCCCAGTCAAGGGCATCGAGAATAAGCTGAGCAATGCACCACATAGCGACTGGCTGCTCTTCGTCTATCGCCTGGTACAGAAGGCTGCCCACTTCCAGCTGGCCTGGGACCAGGCCCTGCCTCCGCAGCCAGCCCAGGCCCTGCTGACCAATCTGGACCAGCTCTTCTTGCGCCAGATCTCGCCACAGCAGTTCTCGGCCAACATGAATCAAACGATCGGTACCTGA
- a CDS encoding carbohydrate ABC transporter permease produces MRLNRALLSGLPFAGGQSAPMRAAARVAPAPSGEADLEKKRVPTEQPPHQQRPFRTSRLVELIPAFCGLLWFVVAFYPLFYMLMSSFRSQAGFYLDNPWLPPSQPTLENYSRVWENGFGLYLLNSLFVLVISVALILLISVPAAYAIARMRNRLTRAIFSLFLLGLAIPLQAVIIPIYALISGMRLYDTLFALILPYVAFGVPLSVLVLVTFIRDIPAELHEAMRLDGASHWQILWRLVIPLSRPALITVTIYESIQVWNGFLFPLVLTQSPEVRVLPLALWSFQGQYAADVPAIMAAVFLSAVPMLLLYIFGRRQLLTGLLAGFSR; encoded by the coding sequence ATGCGGCTGAACCGTGCACTTCTGAGCGGGCTTCCCTTTGCTGGGGGGCAAAGCGCGCCGATGAGGGCCGCAGCCAGGGTGGCGCCGGCACCGTCCGGTGAAGCAGACCTGGAGAAGAAGCGTGTGCCGACGGAGCAGCCCCCGCACCAACAGCGGCCTTTCCGGACGAGTCGGCTGGTTGAGCTGATCCCAGCTTTCTGCGGCTTGCTCTGGTTTGTGGTGGCCTTCTACCCGCTGTTCTACATGCTGATGAGCAGCTTCCGCTCACAGGCTGGCTTCTATCTCGATAATCCCTGGCTGCCTCCATCACAGCCGACGTTGGAAAACTATAGCAGGGTCTGGGAGAATGGCTTTGGCCTGTATCTGCTCAACAGTCTCTTTGTGCTGGTGATCAGTGTGGCTCTGATCCTGTTGATCTCGGTCCCGGCGGCCTACGCAATCGCGCGCATGCGCAACCGGCTGACGCGAGCCATCTTCAGCCTGTTCCTGCTGGGTCTGGCCATCCCTTTGCAGGCCGTGATCATTCCGATCTATGCCCTCATCAGTGGCATGCGTCTCTATGATACGCTCTTTGCCCTGATCCTGCCCTATGTGGCCTTTGGAGTACCTTTGTCGGTGCTGGTACTGGTGACCTTTATTCGTGATATTCCTGCCGAGTTGCATGAGGCGATGCGCCTGGATGGCGCCAGCCATTGGCAGATTCTCTGGCGGCTCGTCATTCCACTCTCGCGCCCGGCCTTGATCACGGTGACCATTTATGAGTCGATCCAGGTCTGGAACGGGTTCCTCTTTCCCTTGGTATTGACCCAAAGCCCGGAGGTGCGCGTGTTGCCGCTCGCTTTGTGGAGCTTCCAGGGGCAGTATGCTGCCGATGTGCCTGCCATTATGGCCGCTGTCTTCCTCTCGGCGGTGCCGATGCTCTTGCTCTATATCTTCGGCAGACGACAGCTGCTGACGGGCTTGTTGGCCGGTTTCAGCCGCTGA
- a CDS encoding FdhF/YdeP family oxidoreductase: protein MAASKPIAPHLWASWKPFGLGERKPHHFTEIARTIWQNRRHPLYAWRILTRGCCDGCALGTYGMHDWTMDGIHLCTIRLNLLQLNTMEAMPWERLTNDLESLKQLSSPQLRQLGRLPYPMVRRRGESGFRRVSWDEALDLIAERIRGTRPDRLAFYLTSRGITNEVYYVAQKVARFLGTNNIDNAARVCHSPSTVALKQTLGVGASSVSYKDWIGTDLLILLGSDIANNQPVTTKYLYYAKKAGTRIVVINPYKEPGLTRYWVPSVPESAVMGTRLMDDFFQVSTGGDIAFLNGTLKYLIEQGWVNNDFIARHTVGWPELQAELAQQDWETLERYSGLSRDEMRRFAELIHQARSGILIWSMGLTQHTFGVDNVKAVVNLALSQGWVGKEHCGVVPIRGHSGVQGGAEVGAVPDLLPGGASVNKPADVERFSQLWGFEVPEGTGLRAVQMIDAAYDGDLDVLYCSGGNFLEVLPDPDYVRQALERIPMRVHQDIFVTSQMLVDPADTVVLLPAQTRYEQPGGGTETSTERRIIFTPEIPGLRIGEARCEWEIFQEVAARVSPERRERIVFPNAQAIREEIARVMPLYAGIERLRKPGDQVQYGGRVLYRDGQFKTADGKAHFSVLRPPELNLPEGRFMLSTRRGKQFNSLIYGKKDTMSGAPRDSLFISAEDAAALGLHHGDRVLVKSDNGQSMPCRIFIDEIKPRNVQAFWPECNVLLRRRVCDTAAGMPDYNAIVEIVPLTTPALATASSRSH, encoded by the coding sequence ATGGCTGCAAGCAAACCCATTGCACCGCATCTGTGGGCCAGTTGGAAGCCCTTCGGCCTGGGCGAGCGCAAGCCTCATCACTTTACGGAGATCGCGCGCACCATCTGGCAGAATCGGCGCCATCCACTCTACGCCTGGCGCATTCTGACGCGCGGCTGCTGCGATGGCTGCGCCCTCGGCACCTACGGCATGCATGACTGGACGATGGACGGCATCCATCTGTGCACCATCCGTCTTAATCTACTGCAGCTGAATACAATGGAAGCGATGCCCTGGGAGCGGCTAACTAACGATTTAGAGAGCCTCAAGCAGCTCTCCAGTCCTCAGCTACGTCAGCTCGGTCGTCTTCCCTATCCAATGGTACGACGCCGCGGTGAAAGTGGCTTTCGGCGCGTCTCCTGGGACGAAGCGCTCGATCTGATCGCTGAACGTATCCGCGGCACCCGCCCGGATCGTCTGGCCTTCTATCTGACCTCGCGCGGCATCACCAACGAGGTCTACTATGTCGCCCAGAAGGTGGCCCGCTTCCTGGGCACCAATAATATCGATAATGCCGCCCGCGTCTGTCATTCCCCCAGCACAGTCGCCCTCAAGCAGACGTTGGGCGTTGGCGCCTCCTCGGTCTCCTACAAAGATTGGATCGGCACCGATCTGCTGATCCTGCTCGGCAGCGATATCGCCAATAACCAGCCGGTGACGACCAAATATCTCTACTACGCGAAAAAAGCCGGCACGCGCATCGTCGTGATCAATCCCTACAAGGAGCCGGGCCTGACGCGCTACTGGGTGCCCTCGGTCCCCGAGAGCGCCGTCATGGGCACCAGGCTGATGGACGACTTCTTCCAGGTTTCGACCGGCGGCGACATCGCCTTCCTCAACGGCACCCTGAAGTATCTGATCGAACAAGGCTGGGTCAATAACGACTTCATTGCCCGCCACACCGTGGGCTGGCCGGAGCTGCAGGCCGAGCTGGCTCAACAAGATTGGGAGACGCTAGAGCGCTACAGCGGCCTGTCGCGCGATGAGATGCGTCGCTTCGCCGAGTTAATTCACCAGGCGCGCAGCGGCATTCTCATCTGGAGCATGGGTCTGACCCAGCACACCTTCGGCGTCGACAACGTCAAGGCCGTAGTCAATCTGGCCCTTTCGCAGGGTTGGGTCGGCAAGGAGCACTGCGGCGTCGTACCCATCCGTGGTCACAGCGGCGTCCAGGGTGGAGCCGAGGTCGGCGCCGTGCCAGACCTGCTGCCAGGCGGAGCCTCCGTCAATAAGCCAGCCGATGTCGAGCGCTTCAGCCAGCTTTGGGGCTTCGAGGTGCCAGAAGGTACAGGGCTGCGCGCCGTTCAGATGATCGACGCCGCCTATGATGGTGATCTCGATGTGCTCTACTGCAGCGGCGGCAACTTCCTGGAGGTACTGCCTGATCCAGACTACGTGCGCCAGGCCCTGGAGCGCATCCCGATGCGCGTCCACCAGGATATCTTTGTGACCAGTCAGATGCTGGTTGATCCCGCGGATACAGTCGTGCTCTTGCCCGCCCAAACGCGCTATGAGCAGCCAGGAGGCGGGACTGAGACCAGCACAGAGCGGCGCATTATCTTTACGCCTGAGATACCCGGACTACGCATCGGCGAGGCGCGCTGCGAGTGGGAGATCTTCCAGGAGGTCGCCGCCCGCGTCTCTCCCGAGCGCCGCGAGCGCATCGTCTTCCCCAATGCTCAGGCAATCCGCGAGGAAATTGCGCGCGTGATGCCGCTCTACGCGGGTATCGAGCGTCTCCGTAAGCCGGGCGATCAGGTGCAGTATGGCGGGCGTGTCCTCTACCGCGATGGCCAGTTCAAAACTGCTGACGGCAAGGCCCATTTCTCCGTGCTGCGTCCGCCCGAGCTGAACCTGCCCGAGGGACGCTTTATGCTCTCAACCCGCCGCGGCAAGCAGTTCAACAGCCTGATCTATGGCAAAAAGGATACCATGAGCGGGGCCCCGCGCGACAGCCTCTTTATCTCTGCTGAGGATGCCGCCGCCCTGGGCCTGCATCACGGCGATCGCGTGCTGGTCAAGAGCGACAACGGCCAGAGCATGCCGTGCCGCATCTTCATCGACGAGATTAAGCCGCGCAACGTGCAAGCCTTCTGGCCGGAATGCAACGTCCTCCTTCGCCGGCGAGTCTGCGATACCGCCGCCGGCATGCCCGACTACAACGCGATTGTTGAGATCGTGCCTCTGACGACGCCTGCCCTGGCAACAGCGAGCAGCAGGAGCCACTAA
- a CDS encoding glycoside hydrolase family 5 protein produces MTSGMLTTQGSQIVNAEGQPVILRGVGLGGWMNMENFITGYPANEEAQREALYKVLGPERYRFFFDRFLDYFFGPEDARFIASLGLNLVRIPINYRHFESDMEPFVVKEEGFQHLDRVVNLCAEQGIYTILDLHALPGYQNQDWHSDNPTHKALFWKHRHFQDRAVHLWQALASHYRDHPWVAGYNPMNEPGDPTGELIEPFYRRLYEAIRAVDPHHIIFFDGNHYSQDFHMFQELWPNTVFTAHDYAEPGFIHGGPYPGYTDGQYFDASVVEEVFLKRTAFMREKGSPIWIGEFGPVYRGEPESDAMRYQLLRDQLEIYQRYGASWSIWTYKDIGLQGLVYTAPDSPWNELLRPFLEKKARLGVDTWGTLDTQIRHIMQPLEETFAREFPDYAPFPFGAGWLIRRLVRHILLAEPLLGEFAALFAGLSEAELDRLLQSFRFEQCIQREPLNDILREYANR; encoded by the coding sequence ATGACATCAGGTATGCTCACTACGCAGGGGTCACAGATTGTTAACGCTGAGGGCCAGCCCGTGATCTTACGCGGCGTCGGCCTGGGTGGCTGGATGAACATGGAGAACTTCATTACTGGCTATCCGGCCAATGAGGAGGCGCAGCGTGAAGCCTTATACAAGGTGCTTGGCCCCGAGCGCTATCGCTTCTTCTTTGACCGCTTCCTGGACTACTTCTTTGGTCCAGAAGATGCGCGCTTCATTGCCTCGCTCGGGCTCAATCTGGTGCGCATTCCGATCAACTATCGGCACTTTGAGTCAGATATGGAGCCTTTTGTCGTCAAAGAAGAGGGCTTCCAGCATCTGGATCGGGTGGTCAATCTCTGTGCGGAGCAGGGGATTTATACCATTCTCGATCTGCACGCTTTGCCGGGCTACCAAAACCAGGACTGGCATAGCGATAATCCGACGCACAAGGCGCTGTTCTGGAAGCATCGCCATTTCCAGGATCGAGCGGTGCATCTCTGGCAGGCGCTTGCCAGCCATTATCGAGACCATCCCTGGGTAGCGGGCTACAATCCAATGAACGAGCCTGGCGATCCAACAGGCGAGCTGATTGAGCCCTTCTATCGCCGCCTCTACGAGGCCATTCGCGCGGTCGATCCCCACCATATCATCTTTTTCGATGGGAACCACTATTCACAAGATTTTCACATGTTCCAGGAGCTCTGGCCCAATACGGTTTTTACGGCCCACGACTATGCTGAGCCTGGTTTCATCCACGGAGGCCCCTACCCGGGTTATACCGATGGCCAGTACTTTGATGCCAGCGTTGTTGAAGAGGTCTTTCTGAAGCGCACGGCCTTCATGCGTGAGAAGGGCAGCCCGATCTGGATCGGCGAGTTTGGCCCAGTCTACCGCGGCGAGCCAGAGAGCGATGCCATGCGCTATCAGTTGTTGCGCGATCAGCTGGAGATCTACCAGCGCTATGGAGCGAGCTGGTCCATCTGGACCTACAAGGATATCGGTCTCCAGGGCCTGGTCTATACCGCGCCCGACTCCCCCTGGAACGAGCTGCTGCGTCCTTTCCTGGAGAAGAAGGCCCGTCTCGGCGTCGATACCTGGGGGACATTGGATACGCAGATCCGCCATATCATGCAGCCGCTGGAGGAGACCTTTGCGCGTGAGTTCCCTGACTATGCTCCTTTCCCGTTTGGGGCGGGCTGGCTGATTCGTCGGCTGGTGCGCCACATTCTGTTGGCGGAGCCGCTGCTGGGGGAATTTGCTGCGCTCTTTGCTGGCCTGAGCGAGGCTGAGCTTGATCGCCTGCTCCAGTCGTTCCGCTTCGAGCAATGTATCCAGCGAGAGCCGCTCAACGACATTCTCAGGGAGTATGCTAATCGCTGA
- a CDS encoding carbohydrate ABC transporter permease: MSVTARIAPTRRGPASWPALLWTAPALCFYALFALFPLLVALYLSFTNWNGIAQAAWVGPANWLHFFSDPLTLHAVGLTIEMMILTWVLQTPLSLLLGVFMAGQQRYRAVLSVFYFLPLLFSTVAIGITWVSILDPNFGLINVTLRAVGLSSWARGWLGDPNLAFYVVAIVIAWQFIPFHSLLYMTGARQIPRELYDVAELDGAGRLRKFFSITLPQLKYTIITSSIFMLTGSLTYFDLIWVMTGGGPGYATRILPLHMYVTAFVNEQVGYGSVIALVLAASGIALSLLLLRVTGFLRMSSQLEGL, from the coding sequence ATGAGTGTGACCGCACGCATTGCCCCTACCAGAAGAGGGCCTGCTTCCTGGCCGGCGCTCCTGTGGACGGCCCCGGCCCTGTGCTTCTATGCTTTGTTCGCGCTCTTCCCCCTGTTGGTGGCCCTGTACCTGAGCTTTACGAACTGGAATGGTATTGCCCAGGCGGCCTGGGTCGGCCCTGCAAACTGGCTCCATTTCTTCTCCGATCCGCTGACGCTGCACGCTGTGGGTCTGACCATCGAGATGATGATTCTGACCTGGGTCCTGCAGACGCCGCTGAGTCTGCTGCTCGGGGTCTTTATGGCGGGCCAACAGCGTTATCGCGCTGTGCTGAGCGTCTTCTACTTCTTGCCTTTGCTCTTCTCAACCGTGGCGATTGGGATCACCTGGGTCTCGATCCTTGATCCCAATTTCGGCCTGATCAATGTGACCCTGCGCGCCGTCGGCCTCTCTTCTTGGGCGCGTGGCTGGCTTGGCGACCCAAACCTGGCTTTCTATGTTGTGGCCATTGTCATTGCCTGGCAGTTCATTCCCTTCCATTCTCTACTCTATATGACGGGTGCACGTCAGATCCCCCGCGAGCTCTATGATGTCGCCGAGCTTGATGGGGCCGGTAGATTGCGTAAGTTCTTCTCGATCACGCTGCCGCAATTGAAGTATACCATTATCACTTCTTCAATCTTTATGCTGACCGGCTCGCTGACCTACTTCGATTTGATTTGGGTGATGACTGGCGGCGGGCCAGGCTACGCAACGCGCATCCTGCCGTTGCACATGTATGTCACGGCCTTTGTGAATGAGCAGGTTGGCTACGGCAGCGTCATCGCTCTGGTCCTGGCTGCGAGCGGCATTGCGCTCTCTCTCTTGCTGCTGCGGGTGACCGGTTTCTTGCGTATGTCGAGCCAGCTAGAAGGTCTCTGA